Proteins encoded by one window of Candidatus Methylomirabilota bacterium:
- a CDS encoding VWA domain-containing protein has product MIQFRYTRWDGTQEPFAPDADQLLDALAESLFEHGDLMRALQDLFRRGLQGQPGQRLPGLRDLMRQLQQRRQRRLDRYDLGSVMDDLRRRLDRVLELEWAGLERAAGEPELRERVETARQTLTTLPRSLGGAVRTLARHDFLDPLARQEFQELLDLLRRQMAGQVSREAAESLRGMTAGQQQELREMLRALNRMLRERQQGGTPDFAGFMQRFGHFFGPTPPRSLDELLAEMQRQMARMQSLMAGLTPEQREELMRALTDSLDPETIREMAELGALMEALQPPSELAREYRFRGAEGLDLDEAMRMMGELQELDGLERALQQADRSGDLERLDPGRLRDLLGPEAERVLRELREVAQKLEERGYATRVGDRWELTPRTIRRLGEKALGEVFGRLGRARVGGHRIAPAGRGGEPTGDTKPYEPGEPFDLNLARSLMNALARRGPGTPVQLELADFEVDRFEASISAATALLLDQSSSMFHQGRWPSAKKVAMALQALIHGQFPRDRLFVIGFSDYAVEIAAGELPATEPNMWRQGTNMHHALLLARRILAREHAGTRQIIMVTDGDPTAHLEEGEAHFSYPPTRRTLAVTLREVRRCTAAGIRINTFMLDRTPYLIQFVDYVSRINRGRAFFAEPGRLGDYVLVDYVANRRRRVS; this is encoded by the coding sequence GTGATCCAGTTCAGGTACACCCGGTGGGACGGCACCCAGGAGCCGTTCGCGCCCGACGCCGATCAACTGCTCGACGCGCTCGCCGAGAGCCTGTTCGAGCACGGCGATCTGATGCGCGCCCTCCAGGACCTCTTCCGGCGGGGCCTCCAGGGCCAGCCGGGCCAGCGGCTGCCCGGGCTCCGCGATCTCATGCGGCAGCTCCAGCAGCGCCGCCAGCGGCGCCTGGACCGCTACGACCTCGGCTCGGTCATGGACGACCTCCGCCGGCGCCTCGACCGTGTCCTCGAGCTCGAGTGGGCGGGCCTGGAGCGAGCCGCCGGCGAGCCCGAGCTCCGCGAGCGAGTCGAGACCGCCCGGCAGACGCTCACGACACTCCCGCGGAGTCTCGGCGGCGCCGTGCGGACTCTCGCCCGGCACGACTTCCTCGACCCCCTCGCCCGCCAGGAGTTCCAGGAGCTCCTCGACCTGCTGCGACGGCAGATGGCCGGGCAGGTCTCCCGGGAAGCCGCCGAGTCGCTCCGCGGCATGACCGCGGGGCAGCAGCAGGAGCTGCGCGAGATGCTCCGGGCGCTCAACCGGATGCTCCGCGAGCGCCAGCAGGGCGGCACGCCCGATTTCGCGGGCTTCATGCAGCGGTTCGGCCACTTCTTCGGGCCGACCCCCCCGCGGAGCCTCGACGAGCTCCTGGCCGAGATGCAGCGCCAGATGGCGCGGATGCAGTCGCTCATGGCGGGTCTCACCCCCGAGCAGCGCGAGGAGCTCATGCGGGCGCTCACGGACTCGCTCGACCCCGAGACGATCCGGGAGATGGCGGAGCTCGGGGCGCTGATGGAGGCGCTCCAGCCGCCCTCGGAGCTGGCCCGGGAGTACCGGTTCCGCGGGGCCGAGGGGCTGGACCTCGACGAGGCGATGCGGATGATGGGGGAGCTCCAGGAGCTCGACGGCCTCGAGCGGGCCCTCCAGCAGGCGGACCGCAGCGGCGACCTCGAGCGGCTCGACCCCGGCCGACTGCGGGACCTGCTCGGCCCGGAGGCGGAGCGGGTTCTCCGGGAGCTCCGGGAGGTCGCGCAGAAGCTCGAGGAGCGGGGCTACGCCACGCGGGTCGGCGACCGCTGGGAGCTCACGCCGCGCACCATCCGCCGGCTCGGCGAGAAGGCCCTCGGCGAGGTGTTCGGCCGGCTCGGCCGCGCGCGCGTGGGCGGCCATCGCATCGCCCCCGCCGGGCGCGGCGGGGAGCCGACCGGCGACACCAAGCCCTACGAGCCCGGGGAGCCCTTCGACCTGAACCTGGCCCGGTCGCTCATGAACGCCCTGGCCCGCCGCGGCCCCGGCACCCCCGTCCAGCTCGAGCTCGCCGACTTCGAGGTGGACCGCTTCGAGGCCTCGATCAGCGCGGCGACGGCGCTCCTGCTCGACCAGTCGAGCTCGATGTTCCACCAGGGCCGGTGGCCGTCGGCCAAGAAGGTCGCCATGGCGCTCCAGGCCCTCATCCACGGCCAGTTCCCCCGCGACCGGCTCTTCGTCATCGGCTTCTCCGACTATGCCGTCGAGATCGCGGCGGGCGAGCTGCCGGCGACCGAGCCCAACATGTGGCGCCAGGGCACCAACATGCACCACGCGCTCCTGCTCGCCCGGCGGATCCTGGCCCGGGAGCACGCCGGCACGCGCCAGATCATCATGGTGACCGACGGCGATCCCACCGCGCACCTGGAGGAGGGCGAGGCGCACTTCAGCTATCCGCCCACGCGGCGGACGCTGGCGGTGACGCTCCGGGAGGTCCGCCGCTGCACGGCGGCCGGCATCCGGATCAACACGTTCATGCTGGACCGGACGCCCTACCTCATCCAGTTCGTGGACTACGTGTCGCGCATCAACCGGGGCCGCGCCTTCTTCGCCGAGCCGGGCCGCCTCGGCGACTACGTGCTGGTGGACTACGTGGCGAACCGCCGCCGCCGGGTCTCCTGA
- a CDS encoding magnesium chelatase: protein MPDASKPRTLGELRRSGYRPQTVRQEVHANLVRALEAGEVLFPGIIGYQDTVIPELAHALLAGQNVIVLGERGQAKSRLLRAMVSLLDPEIPVVAGSELNDSPFAPVSPAAMRRLSEEGDALLIDWLPRDLRYAEKLATPDVAMADLIGDVDPIKVAEGRYLSDELTIHYGLIPRTNRGIFCVNELPDLAERIQVGLFNLMEERDIQIKGYRIRLPLDLLIFATANPEDYTNRGRIITPLKDRFGAQVRTHYPPTPRDELAIIAQERTRFADAEKRVVMPEYMAEIVAELSTLARQSAEINQRSGVSVRVSIANYETLMSAALRRALRLGEKTAAPRITDLPAIAASMRGKIELESVEEGREGAVIEELIKRAVAAVFGRRVGSAPTGDLQGLVAAFDGGLTVTAGSTVPAAEYVRLRDTMKPLRAAVERLGSGGSPAETAAAVEFLLEGLHLNRRLNREQTGGHYAYRRAVATREAEEPGWRPRRERRRED from the coding sequence ATGCCCGACGCCTCGAAGCCTCGCACGCTGGGTGAGCTGCGCCGGTCCGGGTACCGGCCGCAGACGGTGCGTCAGGAGGTCCACGCCAACCTGGTGCGCGCGCTCGAGGCGGGAGAGGTTCTGTTCCCGGGTATCATCGGCTACCAGGACACGGTGATCCCGGAGCTCGCCCACGCGCTCCTGGCCGGGCAGAACGTCATCGTCCTCGGCGAGCGGGGCCAGGCGAAGTCCCGGCTCCTCCGCGCCATGGTCTCACTGCTGGACCCGGAGATCCCGGTGGTGGCGGGCAGCGAGCTGAACGACAGCCCGTTCGCGCCCGTCAGCCCGGCGGCCATGAGGCGGCTCAGCGAGGAGGGCGACGCGCTGCTGATCGACTGGCTCCCGCGCGACCTCCGCTATGCGGAGAAGCTGGCCACGCCGGACGTCGCGATGGCCGACCTGATCGGCGACGTCGACCCCATCAAGGTCGCCGAGGGCCGCTACCTCTCGGACGAGCTGACGATCCACTACGGCCTGATCCCGCGCACGAACCGCGGCATCTTCTGCGTCAACGAGCTGCCGGACCTGGCCGAGCGGATCCAGGTCGGCCTGTTCAACCTGATGGAAGAGCGGGACATCCAGATCAAGGGCTACCGGATCCGGCTGCCGCTCGACCTCCTGATCTTCGCCACGGCCAACCCCGAGGACTACACGAATCGGGGCCGCATCATCACGCCGCTGAAGGACCGGTTCGGGGCCCAGGTGCGGACGCACTACCCCCCGACCCCCCGGGACGAGCTGGCCATCATCGCGCAGGAGCGCACCCGCTTCGCCGACGCCGAGAAGCGCGTGGTGATGCCGGAGTACATGGCGGAGATCGTGGCCGAGCTCTCCACGCTCGCGCGCCAGAGCGCGGAGATCAACCAGCGGTCGGGCGTCAGCGTCCGGGTGAGCATCGCCAACTACGAGACGCTGATGAGCGCGGCCCTCCGCCGCGCGCTGCGCCTCGGGGAGAAGACCGCGGCGCCCCGGATCACCGATCTCCCGGCGATCGCGGCCTCCATGCGCGGCAAGATCGAGCTGGAGTCGGTCGAGGAAGGACGGGAGGGCGCCGTCATCGAGGAGCTCATCAAGCGCGCGGTCGCGGCCGTCTTCGGGCGGCGGGTGGGCAGCGCCCCGACCGGAGACCTCCAGGGGCTGGTGGCGGCCTTCGACGGGGGACTGACCGTCACGGCGGGCTCCACGGTGCCGGCCGCCGAGTACGTCCGCCTCCGGGACACCATGAAGCCGCTCCGGGCGGCGGTCGAGCGGCTGGGGAGCGGCGGCTCGCCGGCCGAGACGGCGGCGGCCGTCGAGTTCCTGCTGGAAGGCCTCCACCTGAACCGCCGCCTGAACCGCGAGCAGACGGGCGGCCACTACGCCTACCGGCGCGCCGTGGCCACCCGCGAGGCGGAGGAGCCAGGCTGGCGGCCGCGGCGCGAGCGGCGGCGGGAAGACTGA
- a CDS encoding decarboxylase — protein MADPSWSKHVADVLRRNDIRLFATVPDYIVSQALEHLWADPECTVVTTCREEEGLGLLSGAYLAGRRGALLMQNSGLGNCVNTLGSLNVASQVPVVLVISHRGDLSEFNPAQVPVGQATERILDALDIRHVMPRSIADLEAQADGLIKLAYTRSLPVAFLLPPELTGGKLG, from the coding sequence ATGGCCGATCCGAGCTGGTCGAAGCACGTGGCGGACGTCCTCCGCCGGAACGACATCCGGCTCTTCGCGACCGTCCCCGACTACATCGTCAGCCAGGCCCTGGAGCACCTCTGGGCCGACCCCGAGTGCACCGTGGTCACGACCTGCCGGGAGGAGGAGGGGCTCGGGCTCCTGTCGGGCGCCTACCTGGCGGGGCGCCGCGGGGCGCTGCTCATGCAGAACAGCGGGCTCGGGAACTGCGTCAACACCCTCGGCTCGCTCAACGTGGCGAGCCAGGTCCCGGTGGTGCTGGTGATCAGCCACCGCGGCGACCTCAGCGAGTTCAACCCGGCCCAGGTCCCGGTCGGCCAGGCCACCGAGCGGATCCTCGACGCCCTCGACATCCGCCACGTCATGCCCCGCAGCATCGCCGACCTCGAGGCGCAGGCCGACGGGCTGATCAAGCTCGCCTACACGCGCTCGCTGCCGGTGGCCTTCCTGCTGCCGCCCGAGCTGACGGGAGGGAAGCTCGGATGA
- a CDS encoding thiamine pyrophosphate-dependent enzyme, which translates to MNRATATRLLAERLTHEVVVSNLGQATLDLQRLGDRPLNCYTFGAMGQCSSIGLGIALARPDVRVICLDGDGSLLMNLGSLCTIATLRPRNYALVIWDNEVHMTTGGQPTATAFRSDLAAMARGAGIEHVLEPRDEAELGRAYDRILADEGPFVVNVKVEKGRAEGRLDRDVVGYKLRFVKALAALPAG; encoded by the coding sequence ATGAACCGCGCGACGGCCACGCGCCTCCTCGCCGAGCGCCTCACCCATGAAGTGGTGGTCTCGAACCTGGGCCAGGCGACGCTCGACCTCCAGCGGCTCGGCGACCGGCCGCTCAACTGCTACACGTTCGGCGCCATGGGCCAGTGCTCGTCGATCGGGCTCGGGATCGCCCTGGCCCGGCCCGACGTGCGGGTGATCTGCCTCGACGGCGACGGGTCGCTCCTGATGAATCTCGGCTCCCTCTGCACGATCGCCACGCTCCGCCCCCGGAACTACGCGCTGGTGATCTGGGACAACGAGGTCCACATGACGACGGGCGGCCAGCCGACCGCGACCGCCTTCCGGTCCGACCTGGCCGCCATGGCCCGGGGGGCCGGGATCGAGCACGTGCTGGAGCCCCGGGACGAGGCCGAGCTCGGGCGTGCCTACGACCGGATCCTCGCCGACGAGGGGCCGTTCGTCGTCAACGTGAAGGTGGAGAAAGGCCGGGCCGAGGGGCGGCTCGATCGCGACGTCGTCGGCTACAAGCTCCGCTTCGTGAAGGCGCTGGCCGCCCTTCCGGCCGGGTAG